The Pocillopora verrucosa isolate sample1 chromosome 2, ASM3666991v2, whole genome shotgun sequence genome has a segment encoding these proteins:
- the LOC131792692 gene encoding uncharacterized protein encodes MKRKIIIDSEAGIDDAQAIMIALSQEVDVLAITCTCGNVTVDQVTKNVLKVLEACERTDIPLYQGAYRSLLVWLRPILTKFPGIAYEQPLYHGFDGLGDATDITDPDTSLLQQPHAAQALVQLVNENPGEIVIIALGPLTNIALASNFDAEFTKKVKEVALCAADLHLQCLVKKKPHVQCYQWHSGWCLEMLDLRDGKELAS; translated from the exons ATGAAAAGGAAGATTATAATTGACTCTGAGGCTGGTATTGATGATGCCCAAGCTATCATGATAGCGCTATCTCAAGAGGTTGACGTCTTAGCCATCACTTGTACATGTGGCAACGTGACTGTTGATCAAGTTACCAAGAACGTGCTAAAGGTCCTTGAGGCCTGCGAGCGAACCGACATACCATTGTACCAAGGGGCGTACAGATCTTTACTAGTATGGTTACGTCCGATTCTTACCAAATTCCCTG GAATCGCCTATGAGCAACCATTATACCATGGATTTGATGGCCTTGGAGATGCCACTGATATTACAGACCCAGATACAAGTCTTCTTCAACAACCACATGCTGCTCAGGCCTTAGTCCAACTTGTGAATGAGAACCCAGGCGAAATTGTCATCATTGCTCTTGGCCCTTTGACCAACATTGCTTTGGCTTCTAACTTTGATGCAGAATTTACAAAAAAGGTCAAAGAG GTGGCATTGTGTGCAGCGGATCTACACCTACAATGTTTGGTCAAGAAGAAACCTCACGTTCAGTGCTACCAGTGGCACTCAG GATGGTGTCTAGAGATGCTTGATCTTAGAGATGGGAAGGAACTTGCATCATAA
- the LOC131792691 gene encoding LOW QUALITY PROTEIN: rho-related protein racA-like (The sequence of the model RefSeq protein was modified relative to this genomic sequence to represent the inferred CDS: inserted 4 bases in 3 codons), with protein MQNLKLMAIGDGGVGKSSFLICATTSHFPSDYVPTVFDNYSVDLVVNSSPYSISLWDTAGQEDYDRLRFLAYPGTDVFVVCFDVVNRSSFENVSEKWIHEARYYVPETPILLMATKTDLRNSSNADDRSTVSTREGMALAETLGVSYAECSSLTNTGVQEALNKAAEMAVSFHTQRKRSTARVLGFFKRKNKNSMSAQDQEIFPPQLPPAGFAPHVEVLSSTFASEWDSMLSDTMSADVRFVFSDGESLEAHRTVLVAASSIFKNVLLGEMSANHESFQYILEDVSWICDGERNCPNLPHIEGKCQGKGRTVIRLHESITKGIFTEVLSFLYTGSPSVTDDKDKNFITEIQDAAKKFQLTWLIDTCTNILSGDSFLNPSIGTWLNDNTGQTAKNLFLNKPFLADVKFCVEGTIVYGHKLILKSRSEVMAAMLGGAFKESDLDTEIEIKDTTLQXFLALLEYLYTDHAPIXEGDSVEIMVLADRFCLPRLVYNSHIVTTKKVDSLIQKRVXDGTKDVINLLLTSQAYNAKQLADWCLHFISTNFSVFESTEEFELLQGDNRKHVIQHRWPPLSYLQALEEFEQRAPQSKLTSKCKMM; from the exons ATGCAGAATTTAAAACTTATGGCTATAGGAGATGGCGGAGTAGGAAAGTCGTCCTTTCTAATTTGCGCTACAACTAGTCATTTTCCAAGTGACTATGTTCCTACAGTTTTTGATAACTACAGCGTAGATCTCGTAGTAAACAGTTCTCCTTACTCGATTTCTCTTTGGGATACAGCAGGGCAAGAAGACTACGATCGTCTGAGGTTTCTCGCTTATCCTGGAACTGACGTATTTGTTGTGTGTTTTGATGTTGTAAATCGAAGTTCATTTGAAAACGTGAGCGAGAAATGGATTCACGAAGCGCGCTACTATGTACCCGAGACTCCAATCCTCCTGATGGCAACGAAGACGGATCTTCGAAACAGCAG TAATGCAGATGACAGGTCCACTGTGTCTACAAGAGAAGGAATGGCTCTTGCTGAAACTCTTGGTGTGTCATATGCAGAGTGTAGCTCCCTAACAAACACTGGAGTGCAGGAAGCTCTGAATAAAGCTGCAGAAATGGCTGTTAGTTTTCATACCCAGAGAAAAAGATCAACTGCAAGAGTTTTGGGcttctttaaaaggaaaaacaaaaattccatGTCAGCTCAGGATCAGGAAATTTTTCCCCCTCAACTGCCACCAGCAG gTTTTGCTCCCCATGTGGAGGTACTCAGCTCAACATTTGCCAGTGAATGGGATTCTATGTTGTCTGACACAATGAGTGCAGATGTCAGATTTGTATTCTCTGATGGTGAGTCCCTTGAAGCTCATAGAACTGTTCTTGTTGCAGCCTCCTCcatcttcaagaatgttttaCTGGGAGAAATGTCTGCAAACCATGAATCTTTCCAGTACATCCTTGAAGATGTTTCATGGATTTGTGACGGAGAAAGGAACTGCCCAAATCTTCCTCATATCGAAGGGAAATGCCAGGGCAAAGGTAGAACTGTAATAAGGTTGCATGAGAGCATTACTAAAGGCATTTTCACTGAGGTGTTGTCCTTCCTTTACACTGGATCGCCTAGTGTAACAGAtgataaagacaaaaattttatcacagAAATTCAAGATGCTGCCAAGAAATTTCAGTTGACATGGTTGATAGATACCTGTACAAACATTCTGTCAGGAGATTCTTTCCTTAATCCAAGTATTGGCACATGGCTGAATGACAACACGGGACAAACagctaaaaatttgtttctgaacaaGCCATTTTTAGCTGATGTCAAGTTCTGTGTTGAGGGCACCATTGTTTATGGACACAAGTTGATATTAAAATCAAGGTCAGAGGTCATGGCAGCCATGTTGGGTGGGGCCTTTAAAGAGAGTGACTTGGATACAGAG ATTGAGATCAAAGACACAACCCTGC AGTTTTTGGCACTGCTGGAGTACCTCTACACTGACCACGCCCCAA GAGAGGGAGATTCAGTGGAAATAATGGTTTTAGCAGACAGATTCTGTCTTCCAAGACTTGTGTACAACTCACACATTGTCACAACCAAGAAAGTTGATTCTTTGATACAGAAAAGGGT TGATGGCACTAAAGATGTCATAAACCTCCTTCTCACATCACAG GCGTACAATGCTAAACAGTTGGCTGACTGGTgtcttcatttcatttcaacCAATTTCTCAGTCTTTGAATCCACTGAAGAGTTTGAGCTTCTTCAAGGGGATAACAGAAAACATGTGATTCAACATAGATGGCCTCCTCTGTCCTATTTACAAGCACTAGAAGAATTTGAACAAAGAGCCCCGCAATCTAAGCTTACTTCCAAGTGTAAAATGATGTGA